Proteins from a genomic interval of Pantoea deleyi:
- the fdhE gene encoding formate dehydrogenase accessory protein FdhE produces MSIRIIPQDQLEKGEKTTAEMIPPLLFPRLKNLYSRRAARLRDLAAKNPLGDYLRFAATIAEAQEIVLYDHPLHMDLHARLTQSAREGKPPLNIHTLPRDPHWQRLLHSLIAELKPEMSGQALAVLENLEKASATELETLASALFTGEYAQVSSDKAPFIWAALSLYWAQMAALIPGKARAEMGEQRQFCPVCASMPVASVVHMGSHEGARYLHCNLCESEWHVVRSKCTQCEQSRDLHYWSLESEQAAVKAESCGDCGTYLKMLYQEKDPAIEPVADDLASLILDARMEQEGFARSSLNPFMFPGE; encoded by the coding sequence CAGGACCAGCTGGAGAAAGGCGAAAAAACAACGGCGGAGATGATTCCGCCGTTACTTTTTCCCCGGCTGAAAAATTTATACAGCCGCCGTGCCGCGCGATTGCGCGACCTGGCGGCGAAAAATCCACTCGGCGACTATCTGCGCTTCGCGGCGACGATCGCGGAAGCGCAGGAGATTGTGCTGTATGACCATCCGCTGCACATGGATCTTCATGCCCGGCTGACGCAGAGCGCCCGCGAGGGCAAGCCGCCGCTCAATATTCACACCCTGCCGCGCGATCCGCACTGGCAGCGGCTGCTCCATTCGCTGATTGCCGAGCTGAAGCCGGAGATGAGCGGCCAGGCGCTGGCGGTGCTGGAGAATCTGGAAAAGGCCTCTGCCACGGAGCTGGAGACACTGGCCAGCGCCCTGTTTACCGGCGAGTATGCGCAGGTCAGCAGCGATAAAGCGCCCTTTATCTGGGCAGCCCTCTCGCTCTACTGGGCACAGATGGCCGCGCTGATCCCCGGCAAAGCGCGGGCGGAGATGGGCGAGCAGCGCCAGTTCTGCCCGGTCTGCGCCAGTATGCCGGTCGCCAGCGTGGTGCACATGGGCAGCCACGAAGGCGCGCGCTATCTGCACTGCAATCTGTGCGAGAGTGAGTGGCATGTGGTACGCAGCAAATGCACCCAGTGCGAACAGTCCCGGGATCTGCACTACTGGTCGCTCGAAAGCGAACAGGCGGCCGTGAAGGCCGAGAGCTGCGGCGACTGTGGCACCTATCTGAAGATGCTCTATCAGGAAAAAGATCCGGCCATTGAACCGGTGGCGGATGACCTGGCGTCGCTGATACTGGATGCCAGAATGGAGCAGGAAGGCTTCGCGCGCAGTAGTCTCAATCCCTTTATGTTTCCTGGCGAATAG
- a CDS encoding glutathione S-transferase has product MKLIGSYTSPFVRKISVIMLEKGITFEFVNASPYSDDSHVPHYNPLGKVPALVADDKQIWFDSGIIAEFLEQRGAEPHLLPADPLASLNIRQMEKLADGICDAALVIVREQLRPGDRQSEEVLLRHREKIQRSLDMLEAKVAEGKWLNNGQLNLADIATGCMIGYLNFRRVVPNWCVGRPALVKLAETLFQRESFARTTPPAA; this is encoded by the coding sequence ATGAAACTTATTGGCAGCTACACCAGTCCGTTTGTGCGAAAGATTTCAGTCATCATGCTGGAAAAAGGCATTACGTTTGAATTCGTTAACGCATCGCCTTACAGCGATGACAGCCATGTGCCGCACTACAATCCGCTGGGCAAAGTCCCGGCGCTGGTCGCTGATGATAAGCAAATCTGGTTCGATTCCGGCATCATCGCGGAATTTCTGGAGCAGCGCGGCGCGGAACCGCACCTGCTGCCAGCCGATCCGCTGGCGTCACTTAACATCCGCCAGATGGAGAAGCTGGCGGATGGCATCTGCGATGCCGCGCTGGTAATCGTCCGCGAGCAGTTGCGTCCGGGCGATCGTCAGTCAGAAGAGGTGCTGCTGCGTCATCGGGAAAAGATTCAGCGCAGTCTGGACATGCTGGAGGCGAAGGTGGCAGAGGGAAAATGGCTCAATAACGGCCAGCTCAATCTGGCGGATATCGCTACCGGCTGCATGATCGGCTACCTCAATTTCCGCCGCGTGGTGCCGAACTGGTGCGTCGGGCGACCAGCGCTGGTGAAGCTGGCGGAAACATTGTTTCAGCGCGAGAGCTTTGCGCGGACGACGCCGCCTGCGGCGTGA
- a CDS encoding SymE family type I addiction module toxin produces MSQPNPLPQLTIKGRWLEALGFTTGQKIEVISGPGQLIIRLADEG; encoded by the coding sequence ATGAGCCAGCCGAACCCGCTGCCACAGCTGACCATTAAAGGCCGCTGGCTGGAAGCGCTGGGATTTACGACCGGGCAGAAGATCGAGGTTATCAGCGGGCCGGGACAGTTGATCATCCGGCTGGCGGATGAAGGATAA
- a CDS encoding replication initiation protein: MYARTPPVQPDCCAPSGNYRLESNPERHVKTPLAAATGN, encoded by the coding sequence GTGTATGCACGAACACCCCCCGTTCAGCCCGACTGCTGCGCCCCTTCCGGTAACTATCGTCTTGAGTCCAACCCGGAAAGACACGTAAAAACGCCACTGGCAGCAGCCACTGGTAACTGA